In Oryzihumus leptocrescens, the following are encoded in one genomic region:
- a CDS encoding tyrosine-protein phosphatase: MGVRDLDWSGCVNARDVGGLPVTGGGRVRAGALLCTDTLDRLDARGRAAFADHAVARIVDLRSPREIGAEHPFAGHPAYRLVPWIDEDRDHERDAEAEVDVHVLYRGSLDRNVVRVGEAVRTVAAGLEDGAVVVHCHAGKDRTGLLVGLLLDLVGVPREVVADDYAHSGERLGVEAMIEELAPGSAERADAERAWRTPASAMHGALEHVDRAHGGTRAYLSSCGVPGSVLDRVAELLVEPAQ, encoded by the coding sequence ATGGGGGTTCGGGACCTGGACTGGAGCGGCTGCGTCAACGCCCGGGACGTCGGTGGCCTGCCGGTCACCGGGGGTGGCCGGGTCCGCGCCGGCGCCCTGCTGTGCACCGACACCCTCGACCGTCTCGACGCCCGCGGCCGGGCCGCCTTCGCCGACCACGCGGTCGCCCGCATCGTCGACCTGCGCTCACCCCGGGAGATCGGTGCGGAGCACCCGTTCGCCGGCCACCCGGCATACCGGCTGGTGCCCTGGATCGACGAGGACCGCGACCACGAGCGGGACGCGGAGGCCGAGGTCGACGTGCACGTTCTCTACCGCGGCAGCCTCGACCGCAACGTCGTGCGGGTCGGCGAGGCGGTGCGGACCGTCGCCGCGGGGCTCGAGGACGGCGCGGTCGTCGTGCACTGCCACGCCGGCAAGGACCGGACCGGCCTGCTCGTGGGCCTGCTCCTCGACCTGGTCGGGGTGCCGCGCGAGGTGGTCGCGGACGACTACGCGCACAGCGGCGAGCGGCTCGGCGTCGAGGCGATGATCGAGGAGCTGGCACCGGGCTCGGCCGAGCGGGCGGACGCCGAGCGGGCCTGGCGCACCCCGGCTTCGGCCATGCACGGGGCGCTGGAGCACGTCGACCGCGCGCACGGCGGGACCCGGGCCTACCTGAGCTCGTGCGGCGTGCCCGGCTCCGTGCTGGACCGGGTCGCGGAGCTGCTGGTCGAGCCGGCTCAGTAG
- a CDS encoding quinone-dependent dihydroorotate dehydrogenase, with protein MDSARAAVMDLGYRHLLRPGLFRLGGGDAETAHHATLDAVERLGEHPAALRVLRLLTGGERRPRTVAGITFPGVVGLAAGVDKNGVGVKAWGSMGFGHAELGTVTAHAQPGNDRPRLFRLKASRAIVNRMGFNNEGAAALAARLRAAGPAGIPIGVSLGKTKVTPLEEATEDYLTSLRALDGLADYVAVNVSSPNTPGLRSLQDAGPLRELLTAITAEAAALAAARGQEPTPVFVKVAPDLTDSAIDEALQVCTDTGVRAVIATNTTLSRDGVALRDIHLAREAGGLSGAPLTARAREVVGYITRHTDLPVIGVGGIMTAADGAAMLDAGASLLQVYSGYIYAGPALVDELNAMDARRG; from the coding sequence ATGGACTCGGCGCGCGCGGCAGTGATGGACCTCGGCTACCGGCACCTGTTGCGGCCGGGGCTCTTCCGCCTCGGCGGTGGCGACGCCGAGACCGCCCACCACGCCACCCTCGACGCGGTCGAGCGGCTGGGCGAGCACCCCGCGGCGCTGCGGGTGCTCCGGCTGCTGACCGGGGGAGAGCGCCGCCCGCGCACGGTCGCCGGCATCACCTTCCCCGGCGTCGTCGGCCTCGCCGCCGGGGTCGACAAGAACGGCGTCGGGGTCAAGGCGTGGGGCTCGATGGGCTTCGGTCACGCCGAGCTCGGCACCGTGACCGCCCACGCCCAGCCCGGCAACGACCGGCCGCGCCTGTTCCGGCTCAAGGCCTCCCGGGCCATCGTCAACCGGATGGGCTTCAACAACGAGGGGGCGGCGGCGCTCGCGGCGCGGCTGCGCGCGGCCGGGCCGGCCGGCATACCGATCGGGGTGTCGCTGGGCAAGACCAAGGTGACCCCGCTGGAGGAGGCGACCGAGGACTACCTCACGTCGCTGCGGGCGCTGGACGGGCTGGCCGACTACGTCGCGGTCAACGTGTCCAGCCCCAACACCCCGGGGCTGCGCTCGCTGCAGGACGCCGGGCCGCTGCGCGAGCTGCTCACCGCGATCACCGCCGAGGCGGCCGCCCTCGCCGCCGCCCGCGGGCAGGAGCCGACCCCCGTCTTCGTCAAGGTCGCCCCCGACCTGACCGACAGCGCCATCGACGAGGCCCTGCAGGTCTGCACCGACACCGGTGTCCGCGCGGTCATCGCCACCAACACCACGCTCAGCCGCGACGGGGTGGCGCTGCGCGACATCCACCTGGCCCGCGAGGCCGGCGGGCTGTCCGGGGCGCCGCTGACGGCCCGTGCCCGCGAGGTCGTCGGCTACATCACCCGGCACACCGACCTGCCGGTCATCGGGGTCGGCGGCATCATGACGGCCGCCGACGGCGCCGCGATGCTCGACGCCGGGGCGAGCCTGCTGCAGGTCTACTCCGGCTACATCTACGCCGGCCCGGCCCTGGTCGACGAGCTCAACGCGATGGACGCCCGACGCGGCTGA
- a CDS encoding acyl-CoA mutase large subunit family protein has protein sequence MAETPSARSESDLPIAPVYDQADLEGFDPESKLGAPGQYPFTRGVYPTMYTGKPWTMRQYAGFGTARESNERYHQLVSAGTGGLSVAFDLPTQMGYDSDEAIAHGEVGKVGVAIDSIDDMRTLFHDLPLDKVSTSMTINAPASTLLLMYQLVAAEQGIAGNQLTGTIQNDVLKEYIARGTYIYPPKESLRLISDIFAYCHREIPRWNTISISGYHMAEAGATPAQEIAFTLANAKEYVRTAIAAGLDVDDFAPRLSFFFVARTTLLEEVAKFRAARRIWARIMKEEFGAKNPKSMMLRFHTQTAGVQLTAQQPEVNLVRVALQGLGAVLGGTQSLHTNSYDEAIALPTQKAARLALRTQQVIAFETDVTKTVDPFAGSYVVESMTDDLEGAALELIQAVEDKGGAVAAIEQGFQKSEIERSAYRVALEIDNKERTVVGVNKYTLDEEEPYEPLRVDPQIEVDQCERLATLRKERDNDAVERALDDLRTAARGSDNVLFPMREALKLRATGGEVSHALRDVWGLYVPRETF, from the coding sequence ATGGCAGAGACCCCGTCCGCGCGCAGCGAGTCCGACCTCCCGATCGCCCCGGTCTACGACCAGGCCGACCTCGAGGGCTTCGACCCGGAGAGCAAGCTCGGCGCGCCGGGGCAGTACCCGTTCACCCGCGGCGTCTACCCGACGATGTACACCGGCAAGCCGTGGACGATGCGCCAGTACGCCGGCTTCGGCACCGCCAGGGAGTCCAACGAGCGCTACCACCAGCTGGTCAGCGCCGGCACCGGCGGCCTGTCCGTGGCCTTCGACCTGCCGACCCAGATGGGCTACGACTCCGACGAGGCCATCGCCCACGGCGAGGTCGGCAAGGTCGGCGTGGCGATCGACTCGATCGACGACATGCGCACGCTGTTCCACGACCTGCCGCTGGACAAGGTCAGCACGTCGATGACGATCAACGCCCCCGCCTCGACGCTGCTGCTGATGTACCAGCTGGTGGCGGCCGAGCAGGGGATCGCCGGCAACCAGCTCACCGGCACGATCCAGAACGACGTGCTCAAGGAGTACATCGCCCGCGGCACCTACATCTACCCGCCGAAGGAGTCGCTGCGCCTGATCAGCGACATCTTCGCCTACTGCCACCGGGAGATCCCGCGCTGGAACACGATCTCCATCTCCGGCTACCACATGGCCGAGGCCGGGGCGACGCCCGCGCAGGAGATCGCCTTCACCCTGGCCAACGCCAAGGAGTACGTCCGCACCGCGATCGCCGCCGGGCTGGACGTCGACGACTTCGCCCCGCGCCTGTCCTTCTTCTTCGTCGCCCGCACCACGCTGCTGGAGGAGGTCGCGAAGTTCCGCGCGGCCCGTCGCATCTGGGCGCGGATCATGAAGGAGGAGTTCGGCGCCAAGAACCCCAAGTCGATGATGCTGCGCTTCCACACCCAGACCGCGGGCGTGCAGCTGACCGCGCAGCAGCCGGAGGTCAACCTCGTCCGGGTGGCGCTGCAGGGCCTGGGCGCCGTGCTCGGCGGCACGCAGAGCCTGCACACCAACTCGTATGACGAGGCCATCGCCCTGCCCACCCAGAAGGCGGCGCGGCTCGCCCTGCGCACGCAGCAGGTCATCGCGTTCGAGACCGACGTGACCAAGACGGTCGACCCCTTCGCCGGCAGCTACGTCGTGGAGTCGATGACCGACGACCTCGAGGGCGCGGCGCTGGAGCTGATCCAGGCGGTCGAGGACAAGGGCGGGGCGGTCGCCGCGATCGAGCAGGGCTTCCAGAAGTCGGAGATCGAGCGCTCGGCCTACCGGGTAGCCCTGGAGATCGACAACAAGGAGCGCACCGTCGTCGGGGTCAACAAGTACACCCTGGACGAGGAGGAGCCCTACGAGCCGCTGCGGGTCGACCCCCAGATCGAGGTCGACCAGTGCGAGCGGCTCGCGACGCTGCGCAAGGAGCGCGACAACGACGCCGTCGAGCGCGCGCTCGACGACCTGCGCACCGCGGCGCGGGGCTCGGACAACGTGCTGTTCCCGATGCGCGAGGCGCTCAAGCTGCGCGCGACCGGCGGCGAGGTCAGCCACGCGCTGCGTGACGTGTGGGGCCTGTACGTCCCGCGCGAGACCTTCTGA
- a CDS encoding GNAT family N-acetyltransferase codes for MGEATIRRATADDVPAMVDLLADDVLGAGREQPGDPAYLRAFAAIAADPNQWLMVADADGEVVGTLQLTVIPGLSHRGTTRAQVEAVRVATSQRGSGLGTRLLEWAVGQSRELGCACCS; via the coding sequence ATGGGGGAGGCCACGATCCGGCGGGCGACCGCCGACGACGTGCCCGCCATGGTCGACCTGCTGGCCGACGACGTCCTCGGTGCCGGGCGCGAGCAGCCCGGCGACCCGGCATACCTGCGGGCGTTCGCGGCGATCGCGGCCGACCCGAACCAGTGGCTCATGGTCGCCGACGCGGACGGCGAGGTCGTCGGGACCCTCCAGCTGACCGTCATCCCCGGCCTGTCGCACCGCGGCACGACCCGCGCCCAGGTCGAGGCGGTGCGCGTGGCGACGAGCCAGCGGGGCAGCGGCCTGGGCACCCGGCTGCTCGAGTGGGCGGTCGGCCAGTCCCGCGAGCTCGGCTGCGCGTGCTGCAGCTGA
- a CDS encoding GNAT family N-acetyltransferase has product MPQVRTAHSHDLEPILKMYRNELSREPHADRVAAQLATFPSAVAEDGGSLVGFCYTVNFAPDVLELANIVVAENRRNEGLGGILLQHVESQAAQTFAGIILVNSDLYPQGKTVKRPATDFYHKHGYRILTATAGTRIFFKDLK; this is encoded by the coding sequence ATGCCGCAGGTTCGCACAGCACATTCTCATGACCTCGAGCCCATCTTGAAGATGTACCGCAACGAGTTGAGCCGAGAACCTCACGCGGACCGCGTTGCTGCGCAGCTCGCAACCTTTCCCTCCGCAGTCGCGGAGGACGGCGGCTCCTTGGTCGGCTTCTGCTACACGGTCAACTTCGCCCCCGATGTGCTCGAGCTGGCCAACATCGTTGTTGCCGAAAACCGCCGGAATGAGGGACTCGGCGGCATCCTGCTACAGCACGTGGAAAGCCAGGCTGCACAGACCTTTGCTGGGATCATCTTGGTAAATAGCGACCTGTACCCGCAGGGGAAAACCGTGAAGCGACCCGCCACGGACTTCTACCACAAGCACGGCTACCGGATCCTGACTGCAACGGCCGGCACCCGGATCTTCTTCAAGGACCTCAAGTGA
- a CDS encoding amidohydrolase, translating to MSQSPVHDQVTAAVKRLGGDLVALRRDLHAHPELSGKETRTTSVVAEAMSRAGLRVRPLAGTGLVADIGPVDAAYRVALRADLDALPLMEVTGLPWASRTEGVCHACGHDVHVAAVVGAGLVLKGLERQLEARGLAVRLLFQPAEEVMPGGAHDVVAQGGLEGVNRILGLHCDPTIDLGQVGLLEGPITAAADSVTVTLSGRGGHTSRPHLTQDLTYALGKVLTDVPAVLSRRVDPRAGVALVWGAVHAGVAQNVIPSTGMVSGTLRMLDAAVWEEVGPLIEETVRNVVSPYGVSAHLEHVRGVPPLVNDGPSVAALESAALALIGPDAVTGTRQSLGGEDFAWYLQTVPGAMARLGTRTPGGPTYDLHQGDLVVDEGAIPVGAALLAGAALASPLVRGARSAI from the coding sequence GTGAGCCAGTCACCCGTGCACGACCAGGTCACCGCCGCCGTGAAGCGCCTCGGCGGTGACCTCGTCGCGCTGCGCCGGGACCTGCACGCCCATCCCGAGCTGTCCGGCAAGGAGACCCGCACGACCTCGGTCGTGGCCGAGGCGATGTCCCGGGCCGGGCTGCGGGTGCGGCCCCTGGCCGGCACCGGCCTGGTGGCCGACATCGGCCCGGTCGACGCGGCATACCGGGTGGCGCTGCGCGCCGACCTCGACGCGCTGCCGCTGATGGAGGTGACCGGGCTGCCCTGGGCCTCGCGCACCGAAGGGGTCTGCCACGCCTGCGGCCACGACGTGCATGTCGCCGCCGTCGTCGGTGCCGGCCTGGTCCTCAAGGGGCTGGAGCGCCAGCTCGAGGCCCGCGGCCTGGCCGTGCGCCTGCTGTTCCAGCCGGCCGAGGAGGTCATGCCCGGCGGGGCCCACGACGTGGTCGCCCAGGGCGGGCTCGAGGGTGTCAACCGCATCCTCGGCCTGCACTGCGACCCGACCATCGACCTGGGCCAGGTCGGACTGCTGGAGGGCCCGATCACCGCGGCGGCCGACTCGGTCACCGTGACCTTGTCCGGCCGGGGCGGGCACACCTCCCGCCCGCACCTGACCCAGGACCTCACCTACGCCCTGGGCAAGGTGCTCACCGACGTCCCCGCGGTGCTGTCCCGGCGGGTCGACCCCCGCGCCGGCGTCGCGCTGGTGTGGGGCGCGGTCCACGCCGGGGTCGCCCAGAACGTCATCCCGTCCACCGGCATGGTCAGCGGCACCCTGCGCATGCTCGACGCGGCCGTGTGGGAGGAGGTCGGCCCGCTCATCGAGGAGACGGTCCGCAACGTGGTCTCCCCGTATGGCGTGTCCGCCCACCTCGAGCACGTGCGCGGCGTGCCGCCGCTGGTCAACGACGGGCCCTCGGTCGCCGCGCTGGAGTCGGCGGCGCTGGCGCTCATCGGCCCCGACGCGGTCACCGGCACCCGGCAGTCGCTCGGCGGCGAGGACTTCGCGTGGTACCTGCAGACCGTGCCCGGGGCGATGGCCCGGCTGGGCACCCGCACCCCCGGCGGTCCCACCTACGACCTGCACCAGGGCGACCTGGTCGTCGACGAGGGCGCCATCCCGGTGGGGGCGGCGCTGCTCGCCGGGGCGGCCCTGGCGTCCCCGCTGGTCAGGGGCGCCCGGAGCGCCATATAG
- a CDS encoding BMP family lipoprotein: protein MIKVAAAMSVAAVALAACGNSSNTSTSGASSSGGAAKVKIGMAYDVGGRGDQSFNDAAAAGLDKAKKDLGIDAKEAEATQGEPESAREERLQQLIDAGYNNVVAVGFAYAPAVAKIAKANPDVKFAIVDSTDATGANIENLTFAEQEGSYLVGAAAALKSKTGNIGFVGGVNVDLIKKFEAGYVAGAKAVNPNIKVQVKYLSQPPDFSGFGDPAKGKTAAEGMYQNGADVVYHAAGGSGGGVFSAAKAAGKLAIGVDSDQALTAPADVRSVILTSMIKKVDVAVYSFITDVKDNKFQSGNKVFDLKAGGVDYATTGGLVNDIKAKLDAYKQQIIDGKIQVPTKP, encoded by the coding sequence GTGATCAAGGTCGCGGCCGCCATGTCGGTCGCAGCGGTGGCTCTTGCCGCCTGCGGCAACAGCAGCAACACCTCCACGAGCGGTGCCTCGTCGAGCGGTGGCGCCGCGAAGGTCAAGATCGGCATGGCCTACGACGTGGGTGGCCGTGGCGACCAGTCGTTCAACGACGCCGCCGCCGCCGGCCTCGACAAGGCCAAGAAGGACCTCGGCATCGACGCCAAGGAGGCCGAGGCCACCCAGGGCGAGCCCGAGTCGGCCCGCGAGGAGCGCCTCCAGCAGCTCATCGACGCCGGCTACAACAACGTCGTCGCCGTCGGCTTCGCCTACGCCCCGGCCGTGGCCAAGATCGCCAAGGCCAACCCCGACGTGAAGTTCGCGATCGTGGACTCGACGGACGCCACCGGCGCCAACATCGAGAACCTCACCTTCGCCGAGCAGGAGGGCTCCTACCTCGTCGGTGCAGCCGCCGCCCTGAAGTCCAAGACGGGCAACATCGGCTTCGTCGGTGGCGTCAACGTCGACCTGATCAAGAAGTTCGAGGCGGGCTACGTCGCCGGCGCCAAGGCGGTCAACCCGAACATCAAGGTCCAGGTCAAGTACCTCTCGCAGCCGCCGGACTTCTCCGGCTTCGGTGACCCGGCCAAGGGCAAGACCGCGGCCGAGGGCATGTACCAGAACGGCGCCGACGTGGTCTACCACGCGGCCGGTGGCTCCGGTGGCGGCGTCTTCTCCGCCGCCAAGGCCGCGGGCAAGCTGGCCATCGGTGTCGACTCCGACCAGGCCCTCACCGCCCCGGCCGACGTCCGCAGCGTCATCCTCACCTCGATGATCAAGAAGGTCGACGTCGCCGTCTACTCCTTCATCACCGACGTGAAGGACAACAAGTTCCAGTCCGGCAACAAGGTCTTCGACCTCAAGGCCGGCGGCGTCGACTACGCCACCACCGGTGGTCTGGTCAACGACATCAAGGCCAAGCTGGACGCCTACAAGCAGCAGATCATCGACGGCAAGATCCAGGTTCCGACCAAGCCGTGA
- a CDS encoding ABC transporter ATP-binding protein, with the protein MCTITDSAIAQVGTGSSQAPAVELRGITKRFPGVVANKDIEITVRRGTVHAIVGENGAGKSTLMKILYGVQRPDEGTITVDGREVHLHSPSDAIEAGIGMVFQHFMLADNLTVLENVVLGAEKMYGIGDKARARIEQISSDYGLDVHADDMVADLGVGKRQRVEILKVLYRGAKTLILDEPTAVLVPQEVDELFDNLRELKSEGLTVIFISHKLDEVLSVADDITVIRRGTTVATVDPKAVTARQLAELMVGSELPTPSTEESTVTDRPILTIRGLSMPGAGERPVLDDVSLTIHAGEVLGIAGVEGNGQAELVEAIMGMREPSAGTVELEGKDITEWDVRQIREAGVGYIPEDRHRHALLLDAPLWENRMLGHQTEDPNVKGPWVDAKGAKADTERIVREYDVRTPSIFVTAASLSGGNQQKLIIGREMSHHPRVLIAAHPTRGVDVGAQAAIWDHIRDARREGLAVLLISADLDELIGLSDTIRVILRGQLSGEFDPDNVTAEDLGAAMTGAGARHTETATEGEPR; encoded by the coding sequence GTGTGCACCATCACCGACTCCGCCATCGCGCAGGTCGGCACCGGGAGCTCGCAAGCCCCGGCCGTTGAGCTCCGGGGCATCACCAAGCGCTTCCCCGGCGTCGTCGCGAACAAGGACATCGAGATCACCGTCCGTCGCGGCACGGTCCACGCCATCGTCGGTGAGAACGGCGCGGGCAAGTCCACCCTGATGAAGATCCTCTACGGCGTGCAGCGCCCGGACGAGGGCACCATCACCGTGGACGGCCGGGAGGTGCACCTGCACAGCCCGTCCGACGCCATCGAGGCCGGCATCGGCATGGTGTTCCAGCACTTCATGCTGGCCGACAACCTGACCGTCCTCGAGAACGTCGTCCTCGGCGCCGAGAAGATGTACGGCATCGGCGACAAGGCCCGCGCGCGGATCGAGCAGATCTCCAGCGACTACGGCCTCGACGTGCACGCCGACGACATGGTGGCCGACCTCGGTGTCGGCAAGCGCCAGCGCGTCGAGATCCTCAAGGTGCTCTACCGCGGCGCCAAGACGCTGATCCTCGACGAGCCGACCGCGGTCCTGGTGCCCCAGGAGGTCGACGAGCTGTTCGACAACCTGCGCGAGCTCAAGTCCGAGGGCCTGACCGTCATCTTCATCTCGCACAAGCTCGACGAGGTGCTCTCCGTCGCCGACGACATCACCGTCATCCGGCGCGGCACCACCGTCGCCACGGTCGACCCCAAGGCGGTCACGGCCCGGCAGCTGGCCGAGCTGATGGTCGGCTCCGAGCTGCCGACGCCCAGCACCGAGGAGTCCACGGTCACCGACCGCCCGATCCTCACCATCCGGGGCCTGTCGATGCCCGGTGCGGGGGAGCGCCCGGTGCTCGACGACGTCTCGCTGACCATCCACGCCGGAGAGGTGCTCGGCATCGCCGGCGTCGAGGGCAACGGCCAGGCCGAGCTCGTCGAGGCGATCATGGGCATGCGCGAGCCGAGCGCCGGCACCGTCGAGCTCGAGGGCAAGGACATCACCGAGTGGGACGTCCGCCAGATCCGCGAGGCCGGCGTCGGCTACATCCCCGAGGACCGGCACCGGCACGCCCTGCTGCTGGACGCCCCGCTGTGGGAGAACCGCATGCTCGGCCACCAGACCGAGGACCCCAACGTCAAGGGCCCGTGGGTCGACGCCAAGGGCGCCAAGGCCGACACCGAGCGCATCGTGCGCGAGTACGACGTGCGCACCCCCTCGATCTTCGTCACCGCCGCCTCGCTGTCCGGTGGCAACCAGCAGAAGCTGATCATCGGGCGCGAGATGAGCCACCACCCGCGGGTGCTCATCGCCGCCCACCCCACCCGTGGCGTCGACGTCGGCGCGCAGGCGGCGATCTGGGACCACATCCGCGACGCCCGTCGCGAGGGCCTGGCCGTGCTGCTGATCTCCGCCGACCTCGATGAGCTGATCGGCCTGTCCGACACCATCCGGGTCATCCTGCGTGGCCAGCTGTCGGGCGAGTTCGACCCCGACAACGTCACCGCCGAGGACCTCGGCGCCGCGATGACCGGCGCAGGGGCACGGCATACCGAGACCGCGACGGAAGGTGAGCCCCGATGA
- a CDS encoding ABC transporter permease — MKALDLRKLGLAVAAPVLAILVAFVVTSIVLLAAKDPVGAVWTQLLTPPKPRLVVAIINSAAVYYLSAIAVAVGFRMNLFNIGVDGQYRVAAFAAAVFAGQGWLPGPLNVLVSLVIAMVAGAFWAGIAGWLKVTRGVSEVISTIMLNAIATALVSFLLGKVAKSTSGSNVTNTKTIPADSQLGGFGLIPGTPNKIYTLILVSILIGFLYWLVLNKTRFGYDLRATGRSESAAVASGVNVKRMVLTAMLISGAIAGLVGMPLLFGQDFSYGTTFQPGLGFAGIAIALLGRNNPIGVAFGALLWSYLEQQSNGLQITANVSSQIVYIIQGVIVLAVVIAYEVVRRTGLRMEQRRVARELSETTTAPTPEGAPA, encoded by the coding sequence ATGAAGGCCCTCGACCTGCGAAAGCTGGGGCTGGCCGTGGCCGCCCCGGTGCTGGCGATCCTCGTGGCGTTCGTCGTCACCTCGATCGTGCTGCTGGCGGCCAAGGACCCGGTGGGTGCCGTGTGGACCCAGCTGCTCACGCCGCCGAAGCCGCGCCTGGTGGTCGCGATCATCAACAGCGCTGCTGTCTACTACCTGTCGGCCATCGCCGTGGCGGTGGGCTTCCGGATGAACCTGTTCAACATCGGCGTCGACGGGCAGTACCGCGTGGCGGCGTTCGCCGCGGCGGTCTTCGCCGGCCAGGGCTGGCTCCCGGGCCCGCTCAACGTCCTCGTCTCGCTGGTGATCGCCATGGTCGCCGGCGCGTTCTGGGCCGGCATCGCCGGCTGGCTCAAGGTGACCCGTGGTGTCTCCGAGGTCATCTCGACGATCATGCTCAACGCGATCGCCACGGCGCTGGTGTCCTTCCTGCTGGGCAAGGTCGCCAAGTCGACCTCCGGCAGCAACGTCACCAACACCAAGACGATCCCGGCGGACTCCCAGCTCGGCGGCTTCGGGCTCATCCCGGGCACGCCCAACAAGATCTACACGCTGATCCTGGTCTCGATCCTCATCGGCTTCCTCTACTGGCTGGTGCTCAACAAGACCCGCTTCGGCTACGACCTGCGCGCCACCGGCCGCTCCGAGTCGGCCGCTGTCGCCAGCGGCGTCAACGTCAAGCGCATGGTCCTGACGGCCATGCTCATCTCGGGCGCCATCGCCGGCCTGGTCGGCATGCCGCTGCTGTTCGGCCAGGACTTCTCCTACGGCACGACGTTCCAGCCGGGGCTGGGCTTCGCCGGCATCGCCATCGCGCTGCTCGGCCGCAACAACCCGATCGGTGTCGCGTTCGGCGCGCTGCTGTGGTCCTACCTCGAGCAGCAGAGCAACGGCCTGCAGATCACCGCGAACGTCAGCTCGCAGATCGTCTACATCATCCAGGGCGTCATCGTCCTCGCCGTCGTCATCGCCTACGAGGTGGTGCGCCGCACCGGCCTGCGCATGGAGCAGCGCAGGGTCGCCCGTGAGCTGTCGGAGACTACGACCGCCCCGACCCCCGAAGGAGCCCCGGCATGA
- a CDS encoding ABC transporter permease, with product MSAAGLHVSSEVLPETPPKGTRRRISAPTVVGIFLAAVAVISILRVVTGANDLASSGALAAAIGLAVPIGMAGLGGLWSERAGVVNIGLEGMMILGTWGAGFFGWHWGPWAGLFGAVLMGVVGGAIHALATVVFGVDHIVSGVAVNIIGLGVAKYLAARVFTGAAGGGPTQSPPVADLPSVTVPGASSGLGTLEQKHIFFVSDLAGVVRSVITDLSVVTIIAVLLVVATWWILWKTAFGLRLRSCGESPVAAETLGVNVYRYKFLAVLVSGGLAGLGGGYLALVAANIYRDGQTGGRGYIGLAAMIFGNWRPGGLVSGAALFGYTDAVQLRGGGTTVHAMLLLLAVLIAAVGVWQIWRKHAVVQGIIALGTAAVVALWFVLSNTVPDEITGMTPYVATLLVLAFASQRLRMPAADGQPYRKGEGH from the coding sequence ATGAGCGCGGCCGGACTGCACGTCTCGTCCGAGGTCCTGCCGGAGACGCCTCCCAAGGGCACCCGCCGCCGGATCAGTGCGCCGACCGTGGTCGGCATCTTCCTCGCCGCCGTCGCCGTCATCTCGATCCTGCGGGTGGTCACCGGCGCCAACGACCTGGCCTCCTCCGGTGCCCTGGCCGCCGCGATCGGCCTGGCCGTCCCGATCGGCATGGCCGGTCTGGGCGGTCTGTGGAGCGAGCGCGCCGGCGTGGTCAACATCGGCCTCGAGGGCATGATGATCCTCGGCACCTGGGGCGCCGGCTTCTTCGGCTGGCACTGGGGCCCGTGGGCCGGCCTGTTCGGCGCCGTGCTGATGGGTGTCGTCGGTGGCGCGATCCACGCGCTGGCCACCGTGGTGTTCGGCGTCGACCACATCGTCTCCGGCGTGGCGGTCAACATCATCGGCCTCGGCGTCGCGAAGTACCTCGCCGCGCGCGTCTTCACCGGTGCCGCCGGCGGTGGCCCGACCCAGTCGCCGCCGGTCGCGGACCTGCCCTCCGTCACCGTCCCGGGGGCGTCCTCCGGGCTGGGCACGCTGGAGCAGAAGCACATCTTCTTCGTCTCCGACCTGGCCGGCGTGGTGCGCTCGGTCATCACCGACCTGTCGGTCGTGACGATCATCGCGGTCCTGCTGGTGGTGGCGACCTGGTGGATCCTGTGGAAGACGGCGTTCGGCCTGCGGCTGCGCTCCTGCGGTGAGAGCCCGGTGGCCGCCGAGACCCTGGGCGTCAACGTCTACCGCTACAAGTTCCTGGCGGTGCTGGTCTCCGGTGGCCTGGCCGGCCTCGGTGGTGGCTACCTCGCCCTCGTCGCGGCCAACATCTACCGCGACGGGCAGACCGGCGGACGCGGTTACATCGGTCTCGCCGCGATGATCTTCGGCAACTGGCGCCCCGGCGGCCTGGTCAGCGGCGCCGCGCTGTTCGGCTACACCGACGCGGTGCAGCTGCGCGGCGGCGGCACCACCGTCCACGCCATGCTGCTGCTGCTCGCGGTGCTCATCGCCGCGGTCGGTGTGTGGCAGATCTGGCGCAAGCACGCCGTGGTCCAGGGCATCATCGCCCTCGGCACCGCCGCGGTGGTTGCCCTGTGGTTCGTCCTGTCCAACACCGTGCCCGACGAGATCACCGGTATGACCCCCTACGTCGCCACGCTGCTCGTGCTCGCCTTCGCCTCGCAGCGACTGCGTATGCCGGCCGCGGACGGGCAGCCGTACCGCAAGGGCGAGGGCCACTAG